The genomic DNA TCGACGGTGGTGCCGACGACGGTCGCGAAGACGACGCGCCGGCGATCCGCGGCGCTGGCGATGGTGCCTGTCGGCGTGAAGCCGGGATGATCATTCATGGAAGCTCCTTGCGTGACGACGTTGTCCGGGTGCGGATCTGATCCTTGCCACCCGATGTCAGGATGATATACGATTTCAAATACATCGCACAAGAGCGATGCTTCAGACGCAAGGAGGCGCCTCACGTGACGGACTCATTCGCCCGCCCCGGCAAGATCATCGCGGTTCACCTCAGCTATGCATCCCGTGCCGATCAGCGCGGCCGTCGGCCCGCCGATCCCTCCTACTTCTTCAAGGTCGCAAGCTCCATCGCAGCATCCGGCGGCACCGTCGAGCGCCCGGCCGGCACAGAGCTGCTCGCCTTCGAGGGCGAGATCGCCCTCGTGATCGGCACTCCTGCCCGCCACGTCGGCATCGACGACGCCTGGTCGCACGTCGCATCCGTCACCGCGGCCAATGATCTCGGCCTGTACGACCTGCGCGCGAATGACAAGGGCTCGAACGTGCGCTCCAAGGGCGGCGACGGATACACACCGCTCGGCCCGGACCTGATCGATGCCCGGGACGTCGACCCCGCCGACATCCGGGTCCGCACGTGGGTCAACGGCGAGTTGCGCCAGGACGACAACTCCTCTGGTCTCATCTTCCCGCTCGCGCAGTTCGTCGCCGACCTCTCCCAGCACTTCACGCTCGAGACCGGAGACATCATCCTCACCGGCACGCCGACTGGTTCATCCGTCATCGTCCCCGGCGACGTCGTCGAGGTCGAGGTCGACGCCCCGAACGCACCGGGTGCGCCGACATCCGGACGCCTGGTGACCACCGTCACGCAGGGCGACGTGCCGTTCGACGACACTCTCGGGTCGGTGCCGGCCGTCGACGACACGCAGCGCACCGAGGCCTGGGGCACGACTCCCGCCGACCCTTCGACAGGCTCAGGGAGCGGCTCAGTACCGGCCCCTGAGCCTGTCGAAGGGTCCGGGTCCCCGCACCCTGAGCCTGTCGGAGGGTCCGGGTCCCTGCATGCACTCTTCCCCGACCTCCGCGCCAAGCTCGAGAAGGCACCGACGGCCGGCCTCTCCTCCCAGCTTCGCAAGCGCGGACACCACTCCTGCTTCATCGACGGCGTCGCCGCCAACATCGCAGGGACGAAGATCGTCGGCACAGCGCGCACGCTGCGCTTCATCCCGGCCCGCGAAGACCTCTTCAAGAGCCACGGCGGCGGATACAACGCGCAGAAGCGCCTGTTCGATGCGGTCGGCGAAGGCGAGATCATCGTGATCGAGGCGCGGGAGGATGCCACGACCGGCACCCTCGGCGACATCCTCGCACTGCGCGCGAAGGCCCGAGGCGCGGCCGGCGTCGTCACCGACGGCGGCGTGCGCGACTTCGACGAGGTCGCCCGCATCGGCCTGCCGGTTTTCTCGCAGGGTGCGCACCCGTCGGTACTCGGCCGCAAGCACGTGCCGTGGGAGCTGGATGTCACCATCGGATGCGGCGGCGCGGCTGTGCAGCCGGGCGACATCATCGTCGGCGATGGCGACGGCGTGATCGTGATTCCGCCGTCGCTTGTCGAAGAGGTCGTCGATGCTGCGCTCGCGCAGGAGGACGAGGACGCCTGGATCGCCGCGCAGGTCGAGGCGGGGCATCCGGTCGACGGTCTGTTCCCGTTGAACGCCGAGTGGCGCGCGAAATATGAGGCCCGCGGATGACCAAGATGCTCAGCAAATCGCAGCAGGCGTACCACTGGATCAAGGAGCGCATCGCCGGGCAGACCTACACCCCCGGCTACCGGCTGGTGCTCGGCGCCATCGCCGGCGAGCTCGACATGAGCGTCGTGCCGGTGCGCGAGGCGATCCGTCAGCTCGAGGCCGAGGGA from Microbacterium profundi includes the following:
- a CDS encoding fumarylacetoacetate hydrolase family protein, which translates into the protein MTDSFARPGKIIAVHLSYASRADQRGRRPADPSYFFKVASSIAASGGTVERPAGTELLAFEGEIALVIGTPARHVGIDDAWSHVASVTAANDLGLYDLRANDKGSNVRSKGGDGYTPLGPDLIDARDVDPADIRVRTWVNGELRQDDNSSGLIFPLAQFVADLSQHFTLETGDIILTGTPTGSSVIVPGDVVEVEVDAPNAPGAPTSGRLVTTVTQGDVPFDDTLGSVPAVDDTQRTEAWGTTPADPSTGSGSGSVPAPEPVEGSGSPHPEPVGGSGSLHALFPDLRAKLEKAPTAGLSSQLRKRGHHSCFIDGVAANIAGTKIVGTARTLRFIPAREDLFKSHGGGYNAQKRLFDAVGEGEIIVIEAREDATTGTLGDILALRAKARGAAGVVTDGGVRDFDEVARIGLPVFSQGAHPSVLGRKHVPWELDVTIGCGGAAVQPGDIIVGDGDGVIVIPPSLVEEVVDAALAQEDEDAWIAAQVEAGHPVDGLFPLNAEWRAKYEARG